A single Oryctolagus cuniculus chromosome 18, mOryCun1.1, whole genome shotgun sequence DNA region contains:
- the CAPNS2 gene encoding calpain small subunit 2 — translation MFLAKALLEGADRGLGEALGGLLGGGGQRGGRGAGGGGGGGGGGSSGLGGIVGGIVNFISEAAAQYTPEPPPPQTHFTNVEASESEEVRRFRRQFAQLAGPDMEVGATDLMNILNKVLSKHKDLKTDGFSLDSCRSIVSVMDNDANGKLGFEEFKYLWNNVKKWQCVFKQYDRDHSGSLRSSQLREALQAAGFQLNDQLYRMMVRRYADEDGGMDFNDFISCLVRLDAMFRAFKALDRDADGLIQVSVQEWLQLTMYS, via the coding sequence ATGTTTCTTGCAAAGGCCCTCCTGGAAGGGGCAGATCGAGGCCTTGGAGAAGCTCTGGGAGGCCTTCTTGGCGGAGGTGGACAGCGAGGAGGccgaggagcaggaggaggaggaggaggaggaggaggaggcagcagcgGCCTCGGAGGGATAGTCGGAGGCATTGTGAACTTCATCAGTGAGGCTGCAGCTCAGTACACCCCAGAGCCGCCTCCCCCGCAGACGCATTTCACGAACGTGGAGGCCTCGGAGAGCGAGGAAGTGAGGCGGTTTCGGCGACAGTTTGCACAGCTGGCCGGACCGGACATGGAGGTGGGTGCCACTGACCTGATGAATATTCTCAACAAAGTCCTCTCTAAGCACAAGGACCTGAAGACCGACGGCTTCAGTCTCGACTCCTGCCGGAGCATCGTATCGGTCATGGACAACGACGCGAACGGGAAGCTGGGCTTCGAAGAATTCAAGTACCTGTGGAACAACGTCAAGAAGTGGCAGTGTGTTTTCAAGCAGTACGACAGGGACCACTCCGGGTCTCTGCGAAGTTCTCAGCTGCGGGAGGCGCTGCAGGCAGCCGGCTTCCAGCTGAACGATCAGCTCTACCGGATGATGGTCCGCCGCTACGCGGATGAGGACGGGGGCATGGATTTCAACGACTTCATCAGCTGCCTCGTCCGCCTCGATGCCATGTTCCGTGCCTTCAAGGCTCTGGACAGAGACGCGGATGGCCTGATTCAGGTGTCCGTCCAAGAATGGCTGCAGCTGACCATGTATTCCTGA